In Candidatus Sulfotelmatobacter sp., a genomic segment contains:
- a CDS encoding T9SS type A sorting domain-containing protein: MRRNLSLEFALALILALPAPAAAARVSGLTARPFHGQTFLTWSSPPGTGWSYHVYRATTPPQGGGISHYALVGSVLDSTWCDRRCSSLIGYSYSYTMPDGSHLAAGQGLFVNTPGATATAWYAVTCDSATVPADTVTVPGVNATASGVLEIPDRPQPVWQRKLTVARVTGDVYTLWTSDHDSPWFPEMCNRPSIPYDCAVVPGAPGGWQALMFYPHVRGGNFLSLTNGTGTPGEWVLTMDDYMPTAEGNTFWFGYNEGFDITARSNSTPTSGFVVDYTMRRVVFTLEWARSTLPIDTTRVYAIGYSMGAIGALFTTLRLPDLIAGAMFAHGVFDFGFEADPDAACSFNLSGAQRWSCDHLFGTVQEDLPTPEGERTFDVLDANYLVKELANAGRAVPPIVSFSGRYDTTTGWAEKPIFFRTMHSTREGGMFFFDTSTHNGGALSAWAPMGNFGYVYRYRSDRSFPALSNCSTDSNPGDGHAASGDSVGTINGYVEWDTTTIVDSRLVWGIRLTLRDLATRWGTLRAPDSLSVDVTPRRLQQFRIQPETPVQYSLTDAGGVLFASGAALSDAHGVVTIPAVTVRRSGTRLALWQLPNNSGVRAAAFDGVTLSGLVNPLHGACRFEVAWPRSGAGRVEVLDVSGRRVRRVWSGVASAGPQSERLDATGLASGVYLLCARQGSAVTTRRFVVVR; the protein is encoded by the coding sequence ATGCGGCGAAACCTGTCTCTGGAGTTCGCGCTCGCCCTGATTCTGGCTCTGCCCGCACCGGCCGCGGCCGCGCGTGTGAGCGGACTCACGGCGCGTCCGTTCCACGGTCAGACCTTCCTGACCTGGTCGTCTCCACCGGGAACGGGGTGGTCCTATCACGTCTATCGGGCCACGACTCCCCCGCAGGGCGGCGGGATTTCGCATTACGCGCTGGTGGGCAGCGTTCTCGACTCGACCTGGTGTGATCGCCGCTGCTCGTCCCTCATCGGCTATTCCTATTCGTACACGATGCCGGACGGGAGTCACCTGGCGGCGGGACAGGGCCTGTTCGTCAATACGCCGGGCGCCACCGCGACCGCCTGGTACGCGGTCACCTGCGACTCCGCGACGGTTCCCGCCGACACCGTGACGGTCCCCGGCGTCAATGCGACCGCCAGCGGAGTCCTCGAGATTCCCGACCGCCCGCAGCCGGTCTGGCAGAGGAAGCTGACGGTGGCGCGGGTGACGGGCGACGTCTACACGCTGTGGACCAGCGATCACGACTCGCCCTGGTTCCCCGAAATGTGCAACCGGCCCAGCATCCCTTACGACTGCGCGGTCGTGCCGGGCGCTCCCGGCGGCTGGCAGGCCCTGATGTTCTACCCCCATGTCCGAGGCGGCAACTTTCTCTCGCTCACGAACGGCACGGGCACGCCGGGTGAATGGGTCCTCACCATGGACGATTACATGCCCACCGCCGAGGGCAACACCTTCTGGTTTGGATACAACGAGGGATTCGACATCACCGCGCGCTCGAATTCCACGCCGACCTCGGGATTCGTGGTGGACTACACGATGCGACGCGTGGTCTTCACTCTCGAATGGGCCCGCTCGACTCTTCCCATCGACACCACGCGCGTCTATGCGATCGGCTACTCGATGGGCGCGATCGGAGCCCTGTTCACGACGCTGCGGCTCCCCGACCTGATCGCGGGGGCGATGTTCGCTCACGGCGTCTTCGATTTCGGATTCGAGGCCGACCCCGACGCGGCCTGCTCGTTCAATCTTTCCGGAGCTCAGCGCTGGAGTTGCGATCATCTCTTCGGCACGGTGCAGGAAGATCTCCCGACCCCTGAAGGGGAGCGAACGTTCGATGTTCTCGATGCCAACTACCTGGTGAAGGAGTTGGCGAATGCCGGCCGCGCCGTCCCTCCGATCGTCTCGTTCAGCGGGCGGTACGATACGACCACGGGCTGGGCCGAGAAGCCGATTTTCTTCCGAACCATGCACTCCACACGCGAAGGAGGCATGTTCTTCTTCGACACCAGCACCCACAACGGGGGCGCGCTGTCGGCCTGGGCTCCGATGGGAAATTTCGGTTACGTCTACCGGTATCGCAGCGATCGGAGCTTCCCCGCCCTCTCCAATTGCAGCACCGACTCCAACCCGGGCGACGGACATGCCGCGAGCGGGGACAGCGTCGGAACGATCAATGGATACGTCGAGTGGGACACCACGACCATCGTGGACTCGCGCCTGGTGTGGGGGATCAGGCTCACCCTGCGCGACCTGGCCACTCGATGGGGGACTCTGCGAGCACCCGATTCGCTCTCGGTGGACGTCACGCCGAGACGCCTTCAGCAGTTCAGGATCCAACCCGAGACCCCGGTTCAGTACTCGCTCACCGACGCCGGCGGAGTCTTGTTCGCGAGCGGGGCGGCCCTTTCGGACGCCCATGGCGTGGTGACGATCCCCGCAGTCACCGTACGCAGATCAGGAACGCGACTCGCGCTCTGGCAGCTGCCCAACAACTCCGGAGTTCGAGCCGCGGCCTTCGACGGCGTGACCCTCAGCGGCCTCGTGAACCCACTGCACGGCGCGTGTCGGTTCGAGGTGGCGTGGCCGCGCTCGGGCGCGGGTCGGGTGGAGGTGCTGGATGTCTCGGGGCGGCGCGTTCGCCGCGTGTGGTCCGGAGTCGCCTCGGCCGGCCCGCAGTCCGAGCGCCTCGATGCCACGGGCCTCGCCTCGGGCGTCTACCTCCTTTGCGCCCGGCAGGGCTCGGCGGTCACGACGCGGAGGTTCGTGGTGGTGCGCTGA
- the hydA gene encoding dihydropyrimidinase, with protein MGLLVKNGEIVTAADRYVADLYVENGKVAAIAPQLEKRGAKDEVIDASGALVLPGFIDPHVHMELPFMGTVSADDFESGTASGIAGGTTSIIDFCIPNRGQSLLEGLKIWRERSAKAVSDYTFHMAITGWNDKTADEMTQVVEKHGITSFKVFMAYKGAIMVDDGELYQVMKQAAKLGAVVTVHCENGDAVWHLQKELVAAGDLGPEYHPVSRPSAVEGEATNRALMMARLHGATAYIVHMTCREAVEALGRAKHSGQHCYGETCPQYLLLDDTVFNRPDFGGSAYVMSPPIRPAHMGHHAALWNGVGNGMLDSIGTDHCPFTHEQKKMGKDNFTLIPNGAAGIEDRLQLMYTYGVCEGRFDLQRMVALGSTNPARIFGLYPRKGTIAVGSDADLVIYDPAATGMRSARTHHSKCDRSIFEGFKVKGVPAKVIVNGRVQFTDGKLDVQRGAGRFIARKVESPRTRQAMGAMEMGRV; from the coding sequence ATGGGATTGCTCGTCAAGAACGGTGAGATCGTCACCGCCGCCGATCGGTACGTCGCCGACCTCTACGTCGAGAACGGCAAGGTCGCCGCGATCGCGCCGCAGCTCGAGAAGCGCGGTGCCAAGGACGAGGTAATCGACGCTTCGGGCGCGCTGGTACTGCCCGGCTTCATCGATCCGCACGTCCACATGGAGCTGCCGTTCATGGGCACGGTGTCGGCCGATGACTTCGAGAGCGGCACCGCGTCGGGGATCGCCGGCGGTACCACCAGCATCATCGACTTCTGCATTCCAAACCGCGGCCAGTCGCTGCTCGAGGGCCTCAAGATCTGGCGCGAGCGTTCGGCGAAGGCAGTGTCCGACTACACGTTCCACATGGCGATCACCGGCTGGAACGACAAGACCGCCGACGAGATGACCCAGGTGGTCGAGAAGCACGGCATCACCTCGTTCAAGGTCTTCATGGCCTACAAGGGCGCGATCATGGTGGACGACGGCGAGCTCTATCAGGTCATGAAGCAGGCGGCCAAGCTCGGCGCGGTGGTCACGGTGCACTGCGAGAACGGCGACGCGGTCTGGCACCTGCAGAAGGAACTGGTGGCGGCCGGCGACCTCGGCCCCGAGTACCATCCGGTGTCCCGGCCGAGCGCCGTCGAAGGCGAAGCGACGAACCGCGCGCTGATGATGGCCAGGCTCCACGGCGCCACCGCCTACATCGTTCACATGACCTGTCGCGAGGCGGTCGAGGCGCTCGGGCGCGCCAAGCACTCGGGCCAGCACTGCTACGGCGAGACCTGCCCGCAGTACCTGCTGCTCGACGACACCGTGTTCAACCGGCCGGATTTCGGGGGTTCGGCGTACGTCATGAGCCCGCCGATTCGCCCGGCGCACATGGGCCACCACGCGGCGCTGTGGAACGGGGTCGGCAACGGCATGCTCGATTCGATCGGCACCGACCACTGCCCGTTCACCCACGAGCAGAAGAAGATGGGCAAGGACAACTTCACCCTGATCCCGAATGGCGCCGCCGGCATCGAGGATCGCCTGCAGCTGATGTACACGTACGGCGTGTGCGAGGGCCGCTTCGACCTGCAGCGCATGGTGGCCCTCGGCAGCACCAATCCCGCCCGCATCTTCGGGCTCTACCCGCGAAAGGGGACCATTGCGGTCGGCAGCGACGCCGATCTCGTGATCTACGATCCCGCCGCGACCGGTATGAGGAGCGCGAGGACCCACCATTCGAAGTGCGATCGCAGCATCTTCGAGGGCTTCAAGGTGAAGGGCGTCCCGGCCAAGGTGATCGTCAACGGGCGCGTGCAATTTACCGACGGCAAGCTCGACGTGCAGCGCGGCGCCGGGCGCTTCATCGCCCGCAAGGTCGAGAGCCCGCGAACGCGTCAGGCGATGGGCGCGATGGAGATGGGGAGAGTGTGA
- a CDS encoding DoxX family protein, whose product MASGPAVGARAKPAGLALRIALWIAQLLLALLFGYAGYLKISQPMTELSRMLVWPAALPPALVRFIGLCEMAGCLGLILPSVSRVLPILSPIAAIGLATIMGLAIPFHIARGEAQVIPLHLVLGGLAVFVAWGRLARAPIAPRR is encoded by the coding sequence ATGGCGAGCGGCCCCGCCGTTGGCGCGCGCGCGAAGCCGGCCGGGCTCGCGCTCCGGATCGCCCTGTGGATCGCGCAGCTCCTGCTCGCGCTGCTGTTCGGCTACGCCGGGTACCTCAAGATCTCGCAGCCGATGACCGAGCTGTCCCGCATGCTGGTGTGGCCGGCCGCGTTGCCGCCCGCACTGGTGCGCTTCATCGGCCTCTGCGAGATGGCGGGTTGCCTCGGCCTGATCCTGCCCTCGGTGTCGCGGGTCCTGCCGATTCTCTCCCCGATCGCGGCGATCGGACTCGCCACGATCATGGGTCTGGCCATTCCATTCCACATTGCGCGTGGCGAGGCGCAGGTCATCCCGCTGCACCTGGTACTGGGCGGACTCGCCGTGTTCGTGGCGTGGGGAAGGCTCGCGCGCGCGCCGATTGCACCGCGCAGGTAG